One genomic segment of Vibrio quintilis includes these proteins:
- the ubiB gene encoding ubiquinone biosynthesis regulatory protein kinase UbiB, with the protein MTPTEIRRLYRIIKVQLEFGLDELLPHHQLLKAPMLARKSLFWLKNRHPEKPIGERLRLALQALGPVWIKFGQMMSTRRDLFPPHIADQLALLQDKVDPFDGELARQQIESALGGPIETWFDDFQVRPLASASIAQVHTATLKSSGQEVVIKVIRPDIQPVITADIKLMFRLARLVARTLPEARRLKPVEVIREYEKTLKDELDLRREAANAIQLRRNFEGSEELYIPEVVSELSNQTVMVSERIYGIQVSDHEGLNANGTNMQLLAERGVSVFFTQVFRDSFFHADMHPGNVFVSPRHPENPQWIGLDCGIVGTLNKEDKRYLAENFLAFFNRDYRRVAELHVESGWVPFDTNIDEFESAIRVVCEPIFAKPLCEISFGHVLLNLFNTARRFHMEVQPQLVLLQKTLLYVEGLGRQLYPQLDLWKTAKPFLEQWMRQQVGPEAIVRSIREKAPYWAEKLPEFPELVYESLKQGRVMNQRVDLMYQNYRQVKREHGTGKFFLGVGATLMICSAIFAVNDHVDISISTLIGGSISWVCSWVLYRR; encoded by the coding sequence ATGACACCAACAGAAATCAGAAGACTTTACCGGATTATTAAAGTTCAGCTTGAGTTTGGGCTGGATGAGTTGCTTCCTCATCACCAGTTATTGAAAGCCCCCATGCTGGCCAGAAAATCTCTGTTCTGGCTGAAAAACCGTCATCCTGAGAAACCCATAGGCGAACGGTTAAGACTTGCGCTGCAGGCTTTAGGGCCTGTGTGGATTAAGTTTGGTCAGATGATGTCGACCCGACGGGATTTGTTCCCGCCACATATAGCTGATCAACTGGCATTGCTGCAGGACAAAGTTGACCCGTTTGACGGGGAGCTTGCCAGACAACAGATCGAGTCCGCTTTAGGCGGACCAATAGAGACCTGGTTTGATGATTTTCAGGTCAGGCCACTGGCATCTGCATCCATTGCGCAGGTACATACGGCGACGTTAAAGTCATCCGGGCAGGAAGTCGTGATTAAAGTGATTCGTCCGGATATCCAGCCAGTGATAACCGCAGATATTAAGTTGATGTTCCGCCTTGCCCGGCTGGTTGCGAGGACACTTCCGGAAGCGCGGCGGCTGAAGCCGGTCGAAGTGATCAGGGAGTATGAGAAAACACTCAAAGATGAGTTAGATCTGCGGCGTGAAGCTGCCAATGCGATTCAACTGCGGCGCAATTTTGAAGGCAGCGAAGAATTATATATTCCGGAAGTGGTTTCAGAGTTGAGTAATCAGACGGTCATGGTTTCTGAGCGTATTTATGGCATTCAGGTTTCGGATCATGAAGGATTGAACGCAAACGGAACCAACATGCAACTGCTGGCAGAACGTGGTGTAAGTGTCTTTTTTACCCAGGTATTCAGAGATAGTTTTTTCCATGCTGATATGCACCCCGGTAATGTTTTTGTTTCCCCACGTCATCCGGAAAACCCTCAATGGATTGGACTCGATTGTGGGATTGTCGGGACACTCAATAAGGAAGACAAGCGCTATCTGGCTGAGAACTTTCTGGCTTTCTTCAACCGGGATTACCGGCGCGTTGCTGAACTACATGTTGAGTCAGGTTGGGTTCCTTTCGATACGAATATTGATGAGTTTGAAAGTGCGATTCGGGTTGTGTGTGAACCTATTTTTGCCAAGCCACTGTGTGAAATTTCATTTGGCCATGTGTTACTTAACCTTTTCAATACTGCCCGGCGGTTTCACATGGAAGTTCAGCCGCAGTTAGTTTTATTACAGAAGACTTTACTGTATGTTGAAGGTCTTGGCCGGCAATTGTATCCACAACTGGATTTATGGAAAACGGCGAAGCCTTTTCTTGAACAGTGGATGAGACAACAGGTTGGCCCGGAAGCGATTGTGCGCTCCATCCGTGAGAAGGCTCCTTACTGGGCTGAGAAACTACCTGAGTTTCCGGAGCTGGTATACGAAAGTCTGAAACAGGGACGGGTAATGAATCAGCGGGTCGATCTGATGTACCAGAATTATCGCCAGGTGAAACGGGAACATGGAACGGGGAAGTTTTTCCTTGGTGTTGGTGCTACATTAATGATTTGCTCCGCAATTTTTGCAGTAAATGATCATGTTGATATTTCTATAAGCACTTTGATTGGTGGTAGTATCAGTTGGGTGTGTAGCTGGGTGCTTTATCGTCGATAA
- the tatA gene encoding Sec-independent protein translocase subunit TatA, whose translation MGGISVWQLLIVAVIVVLLFGTKKLRGMGSDLGGAVKGFKKAIADEDPDKLKQEEKSGDDELQSGQPLSHQKEQTHQDKE comes from the coding sequence ATGGGTGGAATTAGTGTCTGGCAATTACTGATTGTTGCCGTGATCGTTGTTTTACTGTTTGGGACAAAGAAACTCCGCGGTATGGGAAGTGACTTGGGTGGTGCTGTGAAAGGCTTTAAGAAAGCTATAGCTGATGAAGATCCGGATAAACTGAAGCAGGAAGAGAAGTCTGGCGACGATGAACTTCAGTCCGGTCAGCCTCTGAGCCATCAAAAGGAACAGACTCACCAGGATAAAGAGTAG
- the tatB gene encoding Sec-independent protein translocase protein TatB has product MFDIGFWELVLIFVVALVVLGPERMPSAIRSVGRFVRTARQMANSVKDELNRELELNQIQEDLRNAEQTIKKKASEFESSVDQVKETVNDAVERENAALVPDSENLSDASTATEKKPES; this is encoded by the coding sequence GTGTTTGATATCGGTTTTTGGGAGCTGGTATTAATTTTCGTTGTTGCTTTGGTTGTCTTAGGGCCTGAGCGGATGCCATCTGCGATTCGCTCTGTCGGCCGTTTTGTCCGTACAGCGAGACAAATGGCCAATAGTGTGAAAGATGAACTGAACCGTGAGCTTGAGCTGAATCAGATCCAGGAAGATTTGCGTAATGCTGAACAGACAATCAAGAAGAAAGCTTCGGAATTTGAGTCTTCTGTTGATCAGGTTAAAGAGACTGTGAATGATGCAGTTGAACGTGAAAACGCTGCTTTAGTACCTGATTCAGAAAATTTGTCTGACGCATCAACAGCAACGGAAAAAAAGCCGGAATCTTAA